In Populus trichocarpa isolate Nisqually-1 chromosome 16, P.trichocarpa_v4.1, whole genome shotgun sequence, a genomic segment contains:
- the LOC112324488 gene encoding LRR receptor-like serine/threonine-protein kinase EFR, with the protein MFDGDDDGSGAMLPWVYVFVGLQRNIETVKMKEKKMKKKNWVAEDECEDDEQFRIKEDEIDEERVIFEHSSNGRVVTLNLESQSLVGSIPPSVGNLTYLRGINLRNNSFHGELPEELGRLSRLQHINVTFNSFGGKIPANLTNCTELTVFSVAVNKLTGEIPHQLSSLTKLVILDFGGNHFIGSISSWIGNFSSLFALSLPLNNLRGSIPYELGQLTGLGYFQVYGNYLSGTIPTSIFNISSIYFFVAQNQLHAQLPPMRSLWKYLLGVLTILQDPYLQGRWHVKGLGGL; encoded by the exons ATGttcgatggtgatgatgatgggtCTGGTGCGATGTTGCCATGGGTCTATGTTTTTGTTGGTTTGCAGAGAAATATTGAAACTgttaagatgaaggagaagaagatgaagaaaaaaaattgggttgcTGAAGACGAATGCGAAGATGATGAACAGTTTCGGATAAAGGAAGATGAAATCGATGAAGAGAGGGTGATTTTTGAACA TTCATCTAATGGAAGAGTTGTAACTTTGAACCTGGAGTCTCAGAGTTTGGTTGGCTCTATACCGCCTTCTGTAGGAAATCTTACATATCTTAGAGGCATCAACCTGCGAAACAACAGCTTCCATGGTGAACTTCCTGAAGAGCTCGGTCGTCTATCGCGCTTGCAACATATCAACGTCACCTTCAATTCCTTTGGTGGGAAGATTCCCGCTAATCTCACTAACTGCACAGAACTTACTGTATTCAGTGTTGCTGTCAACAAGCTTACTGGGGAGATTCCACACCAGCTTAGTTCATTGACAAAGTTGGTCATCCTGGATTTTGGAGGCAATCACTTTATAGGAAGCATCTCATCTTGGATAGGgaacttttcttctctctttgctCTGTCACTTCCACTGAATAATCTACGAGGAAGCATACCATATGAACTTGGCCAGCTAACTGGATTGggttattttcaagtttatgGCAATTATTTGTCTGGTACGATTCCaacttcaatttttaatatttcttctatATACTTCTTTGTTGCTCAAAACCAGCTGCATGCGCAGTTACCCCCAATGCGCAGTTTATGGAAATATTTGCTGGGGGTGCTAACTATTTTACAGGACCCATACCTGCAAGGGCGGTGGCATGTTAAGGGCTTGGGTGGGCTATAG